One Gemmatimonadota bacterium DNA window includes the following coding sequences:
- a CDS encoding CCA tRNA nucleotidyltransferase — MATGCPGPCCAGSPCGGRLPLRPHDPTPFEYPMSAFVDPVQPLLKAHRRLASDLADLCREVNHEVYLVGGSVRDAVLGRTVRDLDLTLAADGLALGRKLADRLRCPFVPLDDTDRTGRVVLRRRFTIDISSFKGDSLEADLRKRDFTINAMAVRLADLLDGRPSIIDPLGGASDLAAGKLKAVSEASFRDDPLRVLRAFRLAGQFGLDITPRTETWIAACDEDLREVSGERLLYELSLIMGRRRTSDRVSAMIRSGVFASLFPGWMGTSSASVSHRLERTDRLIARDVCMEDQGLYTHLTGYEAKMAGDRTSLWILRFASLVLCGIRAGGAAGGADGAPDRIEGATVTTEPALDRVEGAADRLRLSKRERQALHQLVFGALRLLEGTAPGEPDDEALCRILRGSKYDTPGAALLAIAHGPDEGSAAGGRIAKAARRLLRLYTRHRNLRAKGLILNGADIMDDLGLTEGPEVGRLLDKLETIQTIHDIRTREQARKLLYEDAADGLAGAESA, encoded by the coding sequence ATGGCTACCGGGTGTCCCGGCCCATGTTGCGCCGGTTCCCCGTGCGGTGGCCGACTTCCCCTCCGACCCCACGACCCCACGCCTTTCGAATACCCGATGTCAGCCTTTGTCGATCCTGTTCAGCCCCTGTTGAAGGCCCATAGGCGACTGGCCTCCGATCTGGCCGACCTGTGCCGGGAAGTGAATCACGAAGTCTATCTCGTGGGCGGTTCCGTGCGGGATGCCGTCCTGGGCCGCACAGTACGGGACCTGGACCTTACGCTCGCGGCGGACGGACTGGCGCTGGGACGGAAACTGGCGGACCGCCTGCGGTGTCCCTTCGTGCCGCTCGACGATACGGACCGAACCGGGCGCGTCGTGTTGCGGCGCCGGTTCACGATCGATATATCGTCCTTCAAGGGCGATTCCCTGGAGGCGGATCTCCGCAAGCGGGATTTCACCATCAACGCCATGGCCGTCCGCCTGGCGGACCTGCTGGACGGCCGACCGTCGATCATCGATCCCCTGGGCGGCGCGTCCGACCTCGCAGCAGGGAAGCTCAAGGCCGTTTCCGAAGCGTCCTTTCGCGACGACCCGCTACGCGTATTGAGGGCGTTCCGGCTTGCCGGCCAGTTCGGCCTGGACATCACGCCCCGTACCGAGACGTGGATCGCGGCATGCGACGAAGACCTGCGGGAGGTTTCGGGAGAACGCCTGCTTTACGAACTGTCCTTGATCATGGGGAGGCGACGCACGTCGGATCGGGTGTCCGCCATGATCCGCTCCGGCGTGTTCGCGTCGCTCTTTCCCGGGTGGATGGGAACGTCGTCGGCATCGGTGTCTCATCGGCTGGAACGGACGGACCGGCTTATCGCACGGGACGTTTGCATGGAGGATCAGGGACTTTACACCCATCTTACCGGTTACGAAGCTAAAATGGCGGGCGACCGGACCAGCCTGTGGATCCTCCGATTCGCCAGCCTCGTGCTGTGCGGTATCAGGGCTGGCGGTGCGGCTGGCGGTGCGGACGGGGCTCCTGACCGGATTGAAGGTGCGACGGTTACGACGGAACCGGCCCTCGACCGGGTCGAAGGCGCGGCCGACCGGTTGAGGCTGAGCAAGCGGGAAAGGCAGGCGCTCCACCAACTGGTGTTCGGGGCGTTGAGACTGCTCGAAGGGACCGCTCCAGGGGAACCGGATGACGAAGCACTCTGCCGGATTTTGCGCGGGTCGAAATACGATACCCCCGGCGCGGCGCTCCTCGCCATTGCGCACGGACCGGACGAGGGAAGCGCGGCGGGCGGCAGGATCGCGAAGGCCGCGCGCCGGCTCCTGCGGCTTTACACCCGGCACCGGAACCTGCGGGCGAAGGGCCTGATCTTGAACGGCGCGGATATCATGGACGACCTGGGCCTGACCGAGGGGCCGGAGGTCGGCCGCTTGCTGGATAAGCTTGAAACGATCCAGACCATACATGATATTCGGACCAGGGAACAAGCCCGGAAGCTACTTTACGAAGATGCCGCGGATGGCTTGGCCGGCGCGGAAAGTGCATAG
- a CDS encoding NAD(P)H-hydrate dehydratase — MKLCTTLQMRSIDRRTIEDYGLSGYELMERAGCRVAEIAKQLLEGVAGKTVAVVCGKGNNGGDGFVAARYLHLWGATVICHVLAARPALPVDAKKHLERLEETGLVPDFRPDGPLELPGQPGRPPALIIDALLGTGLKGPPRDPYGAAIAVINLSSSPVLSVDTPSGLAPCCGSPQSRPREEWTCVRADHTLAIGLIKVDLATFPGRSWCGALEVADIGFPDRAVEAEGLYLSMPERSEMAGLIPVHRPGDHKGSRGKVAVVAGSAGMAGAATLASRAALRGGAGMVMLGAPAGLMDALTARHTEVMLRGLPETAEGSLSLAAESDIDALLSWADVLAIGPGLTRQQETSALVRRVVSNSERPVVIDADGVNAFAGQPDGLAGTAPEVIMTPHVFELSRLTGMAADDIEADRVAAARQAAGSLQVTLVLKGAASLVASPEGQVSVNPTGNPGMATAGSGDVLTGLIAALLGQGLGAWDAARLGVYLHGLAGDLGAETMGPHSLVAGDLIDYLPGAFLHTGGGRVSP, encoded by the coding sequence ATGAAGCTCTGTACCACCCTTCAGATGCGTTCGATCGACCGTCGCACCATCGAAGACTACGGCCTGTCCGGTTATGAGCTGATGGAAAGGGCGGGCTGCCGGGTGGCGGAAATCGCGAAGCAGCTCCTGGAGGGCGTGGCCGGCAAGACAGTCGCCGTAGTGTGCGGAAAGGGGAACAACGGGGGGGACGGATTCGTGGCCGCCCGATATCTCCATCTGTGGGGCGCTACGGTCATCTGCCACGTGCTCGCCGCCAGGCCGGCCCTGCCGGTCGACGCTAAGAAGCACCTGGAACGGCTCGAGGAAACCGGCCTGGTTCCTGACTTCCGGCCCGACGGTCCGCTCGAATTGCCCGGCCAGCCCGGACGGCCCCCTGCGCTGATCATCGACGCGCTCCTCGGCACCGGGTTGAAGGGACCGCCGCGCGATCCATACGGCGCCGCCATCGCGGTGATCAACCTCAGCTCATCTCCTGTGCTCTCCGTCGACACCCCGTCGGGCCTGGCGCCCTGCTGCGGAAGTCCGCAGTCCCGTCCCCGTGAGGAATGGACCTGCGTGCGCGCCGACCATACGCTTGCGATCGGCCTGATTAAAGTCGACCTGGCTACCTTTCCCGGCCGTTCCTGGTGCGGCGCCCTGGAAGTCGCGGACATCGGCTTTCCCGACCGTGCCGTAGAGGCGGAGGGGTTGTATCTCTCCATGCCCGAGCGAAGCGAGATGGCCGGCCTGATCCCGGTTCACCGGCCCGGGGACCACAAGGGAAGCCGCGGAAAGGTCGCCGTCGTCGCCGGTTCGGCGGGCATGGCGGGAGCGGCGACGCTGGCTTCCCGCGCGGCCCTGCGCGGCGGCGCGGGCATGGTCATGCTCGGTGCGCCCGCGGGCCTGATGGATGCCCTGACGGCCAGACACACGGAAGTGATGCTTCGCGGCCTGCCCGAAACCGCCGAAGGATCGCTTTCTCTCGCGGCCGAGTCCGACATCGACGCCCTGCTCTCCTGGGCCGACGTGCTGGCCATCGGGCCGGGTCTCACGCGCCAACAGGAGACCTCCGCGCTGGTCCGCCGCGTCGTATCGAACAGCGAGCGGCCGGTCGTCATCGACGCCGACGGGGTAAACGCCTTCGCGGGTCAACCGGACGGCCTGGCCGGCACGGCACCGGAAGTCATCATGACGCCCCACGTGTTCGAGCTGTCCAGGCTGACCGGCATGGCCGCCGACGACATCGAGGCGGACCGGGTCGCGGCCGCGAGACAGGCCGCCGGTTCCCTGCAGGTCACCCTCGTGCTCAAAGGGGCCGCCTCGCTGGTGGCTTCCCCCGAGGGACAGGTCTCGGTGAATCCCACGGGGAACCCGGGGATGGCCACCGCCGGATCGGGCGACGTGCTGACCGGCCTCATCGCGGCCCTGCTCGGGCAGGGCCTCGGCGCATGGGACGCGGCCCGGCTGGGGGTATACCTCCACGGCCTGGCCGGCGATCTCGGCGCGGAGACCATGGGGCCGCACAGCCTGGTGGCCGGTGATCTCATCGACTATTTGCCCGGCGCGTTCCTGCATACGGGCGGGGGACGGGTTTCACCCTAG
- the nadC gene encoding carboxylating nicotinate-nucleotide diphosphorylase, translating into MDTKFDPASLEEIVARALREDVGDGDVTTEWTLATDAVARAQFEAGQPGIVSGLYPACLTFREVDPGLEFRALLTDGDQVEPGQPIAEVRGAARSVLTAERTALNFMRHLSGIASMTRQYVDAVRNTGARIVDTRKTTPGLRDLEKRAVLHGGGDNHRHGLFDMVLIKDNHIAAAGGIIAAVRTCRSNMKRSGRRYDIEVETSGLDQVEEAVRSGADWIMLDNMSDAEMQTAVGRIRALTAADQSIVVEASGAITLDRLTAIAKTGVDVISVGALTHSAPALDIGLNVMASD; encoded by the coding sequence GTGGACACGAAATTCGACCCGGCGTCGCTTGAGGAAATCGTGGCCCGCGCCTTGCGGGAGGACGTGGGAGATGGCGACGTCACCACCGAGTGGACGCTGGCGACCGACGCTGTGGCCCGCGCCCAATTCGAGGCCGGGCAGCCCGGCATCGTGTCCGGCCTGTACCCTGCGTGTCTCACGTTCCGGGAGGTGGACCCCGGCCTGGAATTCCGGGCCCTGTTGACCGACGGCGACCAGGTGGAACCCGGCCAGCCTATCGCCGAAGTGCGGGGCGCCGCGCGGTCGGTACTCACCGCCGAACGAACGGCGCTCAATTTCATGCGCCACCTCTCCGGCATCGCATCCATGACCCGTCAATACGTCGATGCCGTGCGGAACACCGGCGCGCGCATCGTGGATACCCGCAAGACCACGCCCGGTCTCCGCGATCTGGAGAAAAGGGCCGTACTGCACGGCGGCGGAGACAATCACCGCCACGGCCTCTTCGACATGGTGCTGATCAAGGACAACCACATCGCCGCCGCGGGCGGCATCATCGCCGCGGTTCGCACCTGCAGATCGAATATGAAGCGATCGGGCAGGCGGTACGACATCGAAGTGGAGACGAGCGGCCTGGACCAGGTCGAAGAGGCCGTGCGCAGCGGTGCGGACTGGATCATGCTGGACAACATGAGCGATGCGGAAATGCAGACGGCGGTCGGCCGGATCCGAGCGCTGACCGCGGCGGATCAATCCATCGTGGTCGAAGCGTCGGGAGCGATCACGTTGGATCGGCTCACAGCGATCGCGAAGACCGGGGTAGACGTGATCTCCGTCGGCGCGCTGACCCATTCCGCGCCGGCGCTCGATATCGGCCTGAACGTGATGGCCTCCGACTGA
- a CDS encoding biotin--[acetyl-CoA-carboxylase] ligase → MYRNGTTMKPPCPSDELDGFQDRYDAVRMRAKLSSRIFGRVLEYHERVGSTNDVILDMAEQAAPHGTVCLADEQSAGRGRRGYGWFSPPGCGIWASVLLRPRLSVARTPPLTLCAAAAVAPVLETAAGVSVEIKWPNDLIMGGRKVAGILAESRVVSGDEPVIVIGMGINVNHTRGQFPDELSASATSLRIESGRPVSREDLFLAILASLESAYGDYLASGPASLLAEVDARLAWQGLTVEADSPAGSAGRVSHIDEEGGLVLDRQDGGPLVIRSGSIRLLRLRT, encoded by the coding sequence ATGTACCGGAACGGAACGACGATGAAGCCCCCGTGCCCGAGCGATGAGTTGGATGGATTCCAGGACCGGTACGACGCGGTCCGCATGCGCGCGAAGCTGTCATCACGGATCTTTGGCCGCGTTCTGGAATACCACGAACGGGTGGGGTCCACCAATGACGTGATCCTGGACATGGCCGAACAGGCCGCGCCCCATGGGACGGTCTGCCTTGCCGATGAGCAGTCGGCCGGCAGGGGCCGCCGCGGATACGGGTGGTTCTCGCCCCCCGGATGCGGTATCTGGGCTTCCGTCCTGCTCAGGCCCCGGCTGTCCGTGGCCCGGACCCCGCCGCTTACGTTGTGTGCCGCCGCGGCCGTGGCCCCCGTCCTGGAAACGGCCGCCGGCGTGTCCGTGGAAATCAAGTGGCCGAACGACCTGATCATGGGAGGACGCAAGGTCGCCGGCATCCTGGCCGAATCCCGCGTCGTGTCCGGTGACGAGCCGGTCATCGTGATCGGCATGGGGATCAACGTAAACCACACCCGTGGACAGTTTCCCGACGAGCTTTCCGCGTCCGCCACTTCGCTGCGCATCGAATCGGGCCGCCCCGTGAGTCGCGAGGACCTGTTCCTGGCCATCCTGGCCTCCCTGGAGTCCGCCTACGGAGACTACCTGGCATCCGGGCCCGCGTCTCTCCTTGCCGAAGTCGACGCCCGCCTCGCCTGGCAAGGGTTGACGGTCGAGGCCGACAGCCCTGCCGGATCCGCCGGGCGTGTATCCCACATCGATGAGGAGGGCGGCCTGGTGCTCGACCGACAGGACGGCGGCCCCCTTGTCATCCGTTCCGGATCCATCAGACTGCTTAGACTTCGTACGTAA
- a CDS encoding bile acid:sodium symporter family protein codes for MGLLIDVALPLALAFIMLGLGLGLTFDDFARVVRRPRDFAVGAFSQIVLLPAVAFVLASVWPMAPELALGLMIIAAAPGGPTSNILTAFARGDVALSISLTAVISLASVITIPAIVVFAYGQFIGDSAEQDISVAGAALGVFLIVAVPVLTGLVIRRIAEGFALRFEPAARKVSAVLLMLVLAGAIYDQRANLVPYFAQAGLVTLVLNLLMMTIAWFLARMFTSGPTQRTAISIECGIQNGTLAIAVAVMLFGGGLATMPAATYSLIMFATALIYIALLRRIV; via the coding sequence ATGGGATTACTAATCGACGTCGCGCTGCCGCTGGCACTCGCCTTCATCATGCTCGGGCTTGGGCTCGGGCTCACCTTCGACGATTTCGCCCGGGTGGTGCGCCGGCCGCGCGACTTCGCGGTGGGTGCCTTCTCCCAGATCGTCCTGCTGCCGGCGGTTGCCTTCGTCCTCGCCAGCGTCTGGCCGATGGCGCCGGAACTCGCGTTGGGCCTGATGATCATCGCCGCCGCGCCGGGCGGTCCGACCTCCAATATCCTGACCGCGTTTGCGCGCGGCGATGTGGCGCTGTCGATCTCGCTGACCGCGGTGATCAGCCTGGCAAGCGTGATCACCATTCCGGCCATCGTGGTCTTCGCCTACGGGCAGTTCATCGGCGATTCGGCGGAGCAGGACATATCGGTCGCCGGCGCCGCACTCGGCGTTTTCCTGATCGTTGCCGTTCCGGTGCTGACCGGTCTTGTCATCCGCCGCATCGCGGAAGGCTTCGCTCTTCGGTTCGAACCAGCGGCCCGCAAGGTCTCTGCGGTGCTGTTGATGCTCGTACTCGCCGGCGCGATCTACGATCAACGCGCCAACCTCGTCCCCTATTTCGCGCAGGCCGGGCTGGTCACGCTCGTTCTCAACTTGCTGATGATGACCATCGCCTGGTTCCTCGCCCGGATGTTCACCTCCGGACCGACCCAGCGGACCGCCATTTCGATCGAATGCGGCATCCAGAACGGGACGCTCGCGATCGCGGTCGCGGTAATGCTGTTCGGCGGCGGGCTCGCGACCATGCCGGCGGCGACCTACAGCCTGATCATGTTCGCCACCGCGCTGATCTATATCGCCTTGCTGCGGCGGATCGTTTGA
- the groL gene encoding chaperonin GroEL has product MPAKQLSFDADARQALKRGVDALADAVRVTMGPKGRCVVLDKKFGSPTFTLDGVTVAKEIELEDNYENMGAQMIKEAASKTSDVAGDGTTTATVLAQAIYAEGLRNVTSGANPMDLKRGIDKAVSAVVGSIAEMSKAVEGRKEISETATVSAHGDATIGDLIADAMEKVGKDGVITVEEAKSMETSLDVVEGMQFDRGYLSPYFVTDSESMEAVLEDTKILIHDKKISAVKDIYPVVEKIAQSGSPLLIIAEDIEGEALALLVVNKLRGTLKVAAVKAPGFGDRRKAMLEDISILTGGTVISEDAGFKLENVTVGDLGTAKRVNLDKDNTTIVEGAGGTDAIQGRINQIRAQIEETTSDYDREKLQERLAKLAGGVAVINVGAATEAEMKEKKARVEDALNNAKAAIEEGVVPGGGVTFIRALSALDNGLDTEGDETVGAGIVRKALEAPVRQLAENAGLEGSIILQKIREGEGGFGYNFESDTYGDMSETGVIEPAKVSRVALQHAASIAGLLLTTEALVAELPEDTPPPAMPHGGGMY; this is encoded by the coding sequence GTGCCAGCAAAACAACTTTCATTCGACGCCGATGCCCGGCAGGCCCTCAAACGAGGGGTGGACGCCCTGGCTGACGCGGTCCGTGTCACCATGGGTCCCAAGGGACGTTGCGTCGTGCTCGACAAGAAATTCGGTTCGCCCACTTTCACGCTGGACGGCGTCACGGTGGCGAAGGAAATCGAGCTCGAGGACAACTACGAAAACATGGGCGCGCAGATGATCAAGGAAGCCGCGTCGAAGACGAGCGACGTGGCCGGCGACGGGACGACCACGGCCACCGTCCTCGCCCAGGCCATCTACGCGGAAGGCCTGCGGAACGTGACTTCCGGCGCCAATCCCATGGATCTGAAGCGGGGCATCGACAAGGCCGTATCCGCGGTGGTCGGTTCGATCGCTGAAATGTCGAAGGCCGTGGAAGGACGGAAGGAAATCTCCGAGACCGCTACCGTTTCGGCCCATGGCGACGCCACCATCGGCGACCTGATCGCGGACGCGATGGAAAAAGTGGGCAAGGACGGCGTCATCACGGTCGAAGAGGCCAAGAGCATGGAAACCTCCCTGGACGTCGTGGAGGGCATGCAGTTCGACCGCGGTTATCTGTCACCTTACTTCGTTACCGATTCCGAGTCCATGGAAGCGGTACTCGAGGACACGAAGATCCTGATTCACGACAAGAAGATCAGCGCCGTCAAGGATATCTATCCCGTCGTCGAGAAGATCGCCCAGAGCGGTTCCCCGCTGCTGATCATCGCCGAGGACATCGAGGGCGAGGCCCTTGCCCTGCTGGTGGTCAACAAGCTTCGCGGCACCCTGAAGGTCGCCGCGGTCAAGGCGCCCGGGTTCGGCGACCGGCGGAAGGCCATGCTCGAGGATATCTCCATCCTGACCGGCGGTACGGTCATCTCCGAGGACGCCGGCTTCAAGCTGGAAAACGTGACCGTGGGCGACCTGGGTACGGCCAAGCGCGTCAACCTCGACAAAGACAACACGACGATCGTCGAAGGCGCCGGCGGCACCGACGCGATCCAGGGACGCATCAACCAGATCCGCGCCCAGATCGAGGAGACCACCTCCGATTACGACCGGGAGAAGCTGCAGGAACGTCTGGCCAAGCTGGCGGGCGGCGTGGCGGTCATCAACGTGGGCGCCGCGACGGAAGCCGAGATGAAGGAAAAGAAGGCACGGGTCGAAGACGCCCTCAACAACGCCAAGGCGGCCATCGAGGAAGGGGTCGTACCGGGCGGCGGCGTCACGTTCATCCGCGCGCTCTCCGCGCTGGACAACGGACTGGATACCGAGGGTGACGAAACCGTCGGCGCCGGCATCGTGCGCAAGGCGCTCGAGGCGCCCGTTAGGCAGCTGGCGGAAAACGCCGGCCTGGAGGGTTCCATCATCCTGCAGAAGATCCGGGAAGGCGAAGGCGGATTCGGTTACAACTTCGAATCCGATACCTACGGCGACATGTCCGAAACGGGCGTGATCGAGCCCGCCAAGGTCTCCCGCGTAGCGCTGCAGCACGCCGCGAGCATCGCCGGCCTGCTGCTGACCACCGAAGCGCTGGTGGCTGAACTCCCCGAAGACACCCCGCCTCCGGCCATGCCCCACGGCGGCGGCATGTACTAA
- a CDS encoding aminotransferase class I/II-fold pyridoxal phosphate-dependent enzyme, with product MRNPVIIERAERLHQIPLNRPLEHSRYLRRLAARGIEPIDLTTGIDDLPPGQAAIERASDSVPATGGRGGPGGPEVPAESSRLTGAEFRRAFSNWFAYRFDVEIDPDRHVLPFAGSAVGPACVAMALVNPGETVLAPDPSHPAYRTSAVLANGQIQSYPLHGRNDFLPNLKQIEPRIAGQAKLMYVGFPNDPTGVVADHSFFRELIDFARRHNIIVCHDATQHFLTYDGIEAPSLLQTPGAMNVGIELFSLSVLPGGMFRDLGVAVGNPSALAAISQLTSHLHAPLLPGLLASAAAEFPRLDRHVEAMVSRCGSQRDLMVSGLRDLGWHLPAPGGGPYVWLPVPPRYSSVRFSILLRKAGVFVVPGAYLGEYGEGYVRLAFNGDESQIREALDRIDRQMSRFRLRKRAFPAVSLA from the coding sequence ATGAGAAACCCGGTGATAATAGAACGCGCGGAACGGCTTCACCAGATCCCGCTGAACCGGCCCCTGGAACATTCACGATACCTCAGAAGACTGGCCGCCAGGGGGATCGAGCCCATAGATCTGACCACGGGCATCGACGACCTTCCCCCGGGACAGGCTGCCATTGAAAGGGCATCCGACTCCGTTCCGGCCACCGGTGGTCGGGGCGGCCCAGGCGGTCCGGAAGTACCGGCCGAGTCATCCCGGCTCACAGGCGCCGAGTTCCGCAGGGCATTCAGCAACTGGTTCGCGTACCGGTTCGACGTGGAGATCGATCCGGACAGGCACGTCCTGCCCTTCGCGGGTTCGGCGGTCGGCCCGGCATGCGTGGCCATGGCGCTGGTCAACCCCGGTGAAACCGTGCTGGCGCCCGACCCCTCCCATCCGGCCTACCGGACAAGCGCCGTGCTGGCGAATGGACAGATCCAATCCTATCCCCTGCACGGACGAAACGATTTCCTCCCCAACCTGAAGCAGATCGAACCCCGGATCGCCGGGCAAGCAAAACTGATGTACGTCGGTTTTCCGAACGATCCGACCGGGGTCGTGGCGGACCATTCGTTCTTTCGGGAACTCATCGATTTTGCGCGCAGGCACAACATCATCGTCTGTCACGATGCGACGCAGCATTTTCTTACGTACGACGGGATCGAAGCCCCGAGCCTCCTGCAGACGCCCGGCGCGATGAACGTGGGCATCGAGCTGTTTTCCCTTTCCGTGCTGCCCGGGGGCATGTTCCGCGACCTGGGCGTGGCGGTGGGCAATCCTTCCGCGCTGGCCGCCATCTCCCAGTTGACCTCCCATCTGCATGCCCCGCTGCTGCCCGGCCTTCTCGCGTCCGCGGCCGCGGAGTTTCCCCGTCTGGACCGGCACGTGGAAGCCATGGTTTCCCGGTGCGGATCGCAAAGGGACCTGATGGTATCGGGGCTGCGGGACCTCGGCTGGCACCTGCCCGCGCCCGGCGGCGGACCTTACGTCTGGCTACCCGTGCCGCCCCGCTATTCCTCCGTACGATTCAGCATCCTGTTGCGCAAGGCGGGCGTGTTCGTCGTGCCCGGTGCATACCTGGGCGAATACGGCGAAGGATACGTCCGATTGGCCTTCAACGGCGACGAGTCGCAGATCCGTGAAGCGCTCGACCGCATCGACCGGCAGATGTCGCGGTTCCGTTTGCGCAAACGGGCGTTCCCCGCGGTCAGTCTGGCCTGA
- the folB gene encoding dihydroneopterin aldolase has protein sequence MPGDWISVRGIRTFGHHGVTARERTLGQVFEAHVALRLDLSEASRTDRLSDTVDYADVCRRVGRILGGEPCRLLEAVAGRVADELLSAYPPVDQVVVRLWKPGVAAKLPHSGTPGVTVHRSREA, from the coding sequence ATGCCCGGAGACTGGATCAGCGTGCGGGGCATCCGCACATTCGGCCATCATGGCGTGACGGCCCGGGAACGGACGCTGGGACAGGTATTCGAAGCCCACGTCGCACTGCGCCTGGACCTGTCGGAGGCGTCCCGGACGGACCGCTTGTCCGATACCGTGGATTACGCGGACGTCTGCCGGCGCGTGGGACGCATTCTCGGCGGCGAGCCGTGCCGTCTGTTGGAGGCGGTCGCCGGACGGGTGGCGGACGAACTGCTCTCCGCCTACCCCCCTGTGGATCAGGTCGTGGTCAGACTGTGGAAGCCCGGTGTGGCCGCGAAATTGCCGCATTCGGGAACCCCCGGGGTCACCGTGCATCGTAGCAGGGAGGCGTGA
- the folK gene encoding 2-amino-4-hydroxy-6-hydroxymethyldihydropteridine diphosphokinase: MASVALGLGSNIGDRVASCRQALCELAGHKAIRIVRRSSWYETRPVGHAGQPDFVNGAALVETTLAPLRLLELLKDVETRMGRSVTWEKGPREIDLDLLLYDDLVLGRPGLDIPHPAMAQRAFVLVPLAEIHPDLVHPIYGRTVSDLLDDLKPVNPLVRFLAEP, translated from the coding sequence ATGGCGTCTGTCGCGCTGGGACTGGGCAGCAACATCGGGGATCGCGTCGCAAGTTGCCGGCAGGCGCTATGCGAACTGGCCGGGCATAAGGCGATCCGGATCGTCAGGCGCTCGTCATGGTACGAGACGCGGCCGGTAGGCCACGCCGGCCAGCCCGACTTCGTCAACGGCGCGGCCCTTGTGGAGACCACGCTTGCTCCCTTGCGACTGCTCGAATTGCTCAAGGACGTCGAAACGCGCATGGGACGTTCCGTCACGTGGGAAAAAGGGCCCCGCGAAATCGATCTCGACCTGTTGCTCTACGACGACCTGGTACTCGGGCGGCCGGGTCTCGACATCCCCCATCCCGCCATGGCGCAACGGGCTTTCGTGCTCGTTCCCCTGGCGGAAATCCACCCGGACCTGGTCCACCCTATATACGGGCGGACCGTGTCCGACCTGCTGGATGACCTGAAACCCGTGAACCCTCTCGTCCGCTTTCTCGCCGAGCCGTAA
- a CDS encoding NTP transferase domain-containing protein, whose protein sequence is MEEANADLITLILAAGKGTRMHSDLAKVLHRINGRPMIHYVLDTVRALRPRRIIVIVGHQAGAVRRELAGQPGLPGQPGLTRLAAEFAVQVEQLGTGHAVRQAGPLLAGESGVVLVLAGDTPLIRPSTLASLIDAHRRDGAAASVLTARVDDPTGLGRILRDDAGRIDRIVEEKDATEEQRALKEINTSTYCFDPVLLLRALDRLTPENRQGEYYLTDTIEILRREGRHIADAPAGMPEESMGINTPEQLSAAESWLLERDRARPCDS, encoded by the coding sequence ATGGAAGAAGCCAACGCCGATCTGATCACGCTGATCCTGGCCGCGGGAAAAGGCACCAGGATGCACTCCGACCTGGCGAAGGTGCTGCACCGGATAAACGGCCGGCCGATGATTCACTACGTGCTGGACACGGTGCGGGCGCTCCGGCCGCGGCGGATCATCGTCATCGTCGGTCATCAGGCCGGCGCGGTGCGGCGGGAGCTGGCCGGTCAGCCTGGACTTCCCGGTCAGCCCGGGCTGACCAGGCTGGCCGCGGAATTCGCCGTGCAGGTGGAGCAGCTGGGCACCGGCCACGCGGTGCGCCAGGCCGGACCGCTGCTGGCCGGCGAAAGCGGCGTCGTCCTCGTCCTCGCCGGTGACACGCCCCTGATTCGTCCTTCCACCCTGGCATCGTTGATCGACGCGCACCGCCGGGACGGCGCCGCGGCCTCCGTACTCACCGCCCGCGTCGACGATCCCACGGGCCTGGGGCGCATCCTGCGCGACGATGCAGGCCGTATCGACCGGATCGTCGAGGAGAAGGACGCGACTGAGGAACAGCGGGCGCTTAAGGAAATCAACACCAGTACCTATTGTTTCGATCCGGTCCTGCTGCTGCGGGCCCTGGACCGGCTGACCCCGGAGAACCGGCAGGGCGAATACTACCTGACGGACACCATCGAGATCCTCCGGCGGGAGGGCCGCCACATCGCGGACGCACCGGCCGGCATGCCGGAAGAATCCATGGGGATAAACACCCCGGAGCAGCTGTCGGCGGCCGAATCATGGCTGCTGGAACGGGACCGCGCGAGGCCTTGTGACAGCTAA